The Engystomops pustulosus chromosome 4, aEngPut4.maternal, whole genome shotgun sequence genome contains a region encoding:
- the LOC140128761 gene encoding olfactory receptor 11L1-like → MLNISNIHLTGFPGLQDLKYLLFVFLLLMFCLIMVGNTLIIVLIYLSRNLHSPMYFFLTQLSLSDILLATDIIPNTLGVVLHEGATMSFTGCLVQFYFFAITECAECFFLTVMSYDRYMAICHPLHYNITINESFCLKSVVLIWIFSFFMSLMDEVGICGLQFCEANVIDHFFCDYMPIVELSCSDTFRLQLQTFILSSFMTAGPLILIVASYVCIIFTIMNMPSVSRRQKAFLTCSSHLTVVSIFYGTLISAYVLPTIGKMISLGKINSLLYTVLTPLLNPVIYSLRNRDFMEAFTNLKTL, encoded by the coding sequence ATGCTCAACATCTCCAACATCCATCTTACAGGATTCCCTGGTCTTCAGGACCTCAAGTATCTGCTCTTCGTCTTTCTGCTCCTCATGTTCTGCCTGATCATGGTGGGAAACACTTTGATTATTGTTCTGATCTATCTGAGCAGAAACCTCCattctcccatgtacttcttcctcaCACAGTTGTCCCTCTCTGACATCTTACTGGCCACGGACATCATTCCCAACACACTTGGTGTGGTTCTTCATGAAGGGGCCACCATGTCCTTCACCGGCTGCCTGGTGCAGTTCTATTTTTTTGCAATTACAGAATGTGCTGAGTGTTTTTTCCTGACTGTGATGTCCTATGACCGCTATATGGCCATCTGCCACCCTCTCCACTATAATATTACCATCAATGAGTCATTTTGCCTGAAATCAGTTGTTTTAATCTGGATTTTCAGCTTCTTTATGAGTCTGATGGATGAAGTCGGTATCTGTGGGCTGCAGTTCTGTGAAGCCAATGTCATTGACCACTTCTTCTGTGATTATATGCCTATTGTGGAGCTTTCCTGCTCAGATACATTCAGATTACAGCTACAGACCTTCATATTAAGTTCTTTCATGACTGCAGGTCCATTAATCCTCATAGTGGCATCTTATGTGTGTATCATATTCACCATCATGAACATGCCATCCGTGAGTAGAAGACAGAAAGCCTTCCTCACCTGCAGCTCACACTTGACTGTGGTCTCCATATTTTATGGAACTTTGATTTCTGCTTATGTTCTTCCAACAATTGGGAAGATGATAAGTTTAGGTAAAATCAATTCCCTCCTCTACACGGTGCTGACTCCATTACTGAACCCGGTGATTTATAGTCTGAGGAACAGAGACTTCATGGAGGCCTTCACCAATCTGAAAACCCTATAA